CTGTACTCAGTGGTAGTATAGCAATAGTTCTAAGTATAGCATCCTCAGCTGCTACTTCTCCTATATTTTGGTAGGTTACACTGAGGGTTTTGGTGGAGCCTGGATACAGCTTTTCTGAGCTGGATATCTGTGTGATCTCAAATTTAGGACTTTCCTTTATTCTGATGGGAACGTACAGTGTTTTGTTAACATTTGTATAATGTGCTGTATGATCCATACCTGGCATCCCTATCAGTGCAGTCTGGCTACCTGTCATACGCGCCTGGCTCTGGTATTTGTAGGATATAGGTATTGAGAGGATGTATTCACCAGCAGGAGCATTGTTTGAAATTGTAATCATGAATTCAAGAGGATCTTCAAGAAGTTCTCCTGGAACTAGTTTTTCCACTGTGTGACTGCTTGTTGCAGGATCAATTTTAATGTAGTCTGTATCGGATTTCAGCTCTGCTTTCAAACCAATGGCTGTTGTACGTCTTGATTCATATTCAAGTTCCTTAAGTGAGAGTTCATGGGCCCCAGTATCATCACTGCCAACCCTTTTATCTGCCTTGAATCCGTAGAGTACTCCTCTGTTGACCAGGTTGATTTGAAGCATAGCAATGTCTCCCCTTTCAAATTCAGGGTCTCCTATCAGGGAAAAGTTGATGTCCGGCTCTCCATATCCTCTGTAATAGTTGGTAGAAAATCCATATCCTGGAGCCAGTAAATCATTATTATCCGCAGCCTGAGCTGCAATGGGCCCAGCTGCAAAAACCAATATCATAATAATCGTAATTGCAGCCAGTGAAATGTATATTGCTGCCTTTGAAATGCGATTCCAGAACCTCATTTAAATCAACCTTCCTGTTTTCAAACCGTATTAATATTAATTTCAGTCTCATGCCTGTTTTTTGCTGCTACCCTTCGATCTCTCCACTGATCCAGAACCAGCATAACTGCAGGAAATACAACAAATGTTGCCATAAGGGCAAGACCTACACTTATAACTGTAACCAGACCAAAGTTCTGGTTCATGGGGAAAGGAGATGCAAGCAGGGCGGAAAATCCAAACATGGTGGTAAGTCCGGAAGTTGCTATTGCTTTTCCTATTTTAACATTTGCCTCGTGCATAGCTTGAAAATGCGACATTCCTTTCTCCTTTTCTTCATAGTATCGTTCCATCATAAGTATCGCATATTCTGATCCAATTCCCAGTATAAGTGCTCCCAGCGTGGCGGTCATTGGTGTATATTCGATTCCTGTATAATACATTACACCACCATTCCAGCCAATGACCATCAGCATTGTGATCACAGGAGCCAGTGCCTTTACAGGATCCCGGTATATTATTAGGAGCCCAAAAAAGACAAGAGTGAGCCCAAAGAGTGTCATCAGCGTTCTTCCACTGGTCAGTGCAAATATTACTTCAGTGAACACAACAGGATCACCTGTTGCGGTAATCTGGACTCCTGGAGGCGGTGGCATCCATTTGAGATCATCTTCAATAATTTCTACAAGAACCTCCATTCCTTCAAGTCCCAGAACTCCAAACGCATCACCTATTTGGAGGTTGATGTGCATCATGGTTCCTCCATAGATATACATGTCCTTTTGGGCATCAGGCAGACTTTCATAGATGTCTTCAACCCGCTGGGATGAATCGGGAATTTTACCATTGTTATGTGCTTTTACCAGATGAACTATGCTGGATGATCCGTGAACATGGCTTCGCCTATCCACAAGATGAGATTCAAAATCATCCATCCACCTGAGCAATTCAGGATCTGCATTGTTATCAGTCATTACAATGAGATTTATTGAATCTTGACCACCCAGATATCCTCCCAGGCGATTAAGATCAATCAGTTCAGGCATATCCTGAGGTACAAATGTGCGTATATCAGCTTCAAGAGGTACATAGAAATCTGCATAGAGTCCCCCAATACATAAAAATCCTGCAATTGCAAGAATTATTGCAGGATGTCTGGCTGTGATGATAGATATCTTGCTGAGAATCTGAACCATCTTTTCATTTTCAATGTCATCTTCCTGTGATTTCTTTTCCCTTCGGGAAGGAATCAGGAACTTGAGATTATATTTGCGTGCAAATTCTCCTCTTCTCTTTCTGATTCTATGCAGTCCGTAAATCAGTGATACTCCAACAAAAAGCGTTGTCAGAAAGCACAGTGCAATTCCTATAAGAAGCAATTTTGCAAAGTCCTGTATCATTGGGACTGTTGATGTCAGGAGTGAAACAAAACCAAGAGATGTTATGATCAGGGCAATAAGCACTGCAGGACCTGTATGCTTGATTGTCTCAATAACTGCCAGTGCTTCATTGTCATTTCTGTGCAATTCTTCCTCAATACGGCTGTGGAACTGGATTGCATAGTCAATTCCAAGACCAATAAGTATGGGAAACGCTGCCATTGAAGCTGTTGTCAGTGGTATCTCCAGGTAACCCATGGCTCCAAATGTGTATATTATTCCAAGAAATACCAGTGGAAGTGGCAGAATTCTCCATCTTACATGCCTGAATACTGCATAAAGTGCGATAATCATGAACAGTCCTGAGACTATCAGCAGATTTCCTGTGGTATCATTCATCAGGTCTTCCATTGCAATATTGAAGGCGGTAAAACCAGTAAGTGTAACAGTGTATCCAGGGGGAAACTGTGCAAGGTCAATGGAATTTAGAATTTCATCATTTATTTGCCGGAGTTCATTTTCACCAACATTTCTTTCCATATTGATGTACATTATTGTGACACTTTTCTGGGGTATCAGGCCAGTTGTGTCACTGGACTTGAGATAAAATTCTATCTTTTCCCTGCTATCAGGAATTTCATATCTGCCGTTTTTCTGGAAATTCATTTCCTTTACAATCAATGCAGTGCTTGTGGTATCAACCACACCTGGGATCGATCTTGTAAGATGATCCATTCTATCAATTGCATTAAGAAGCTCAGGGTTGCTGGCATCTCCACCTTCTATCATTATTGGAATGGAGTGGGTGCTGAAAATATTAAGGTAGAGGTGTTCAAAATCCTGGTACAGTCTTGAGTCTTTCTCAGCAAAGGTTTCTGTGCCGGTTTCCATCTCAATGTACTGGGTTCCGTGCACAGCTACAACCGTCAGCAGTATAGCAATTGTAAATATAATGAGCTTATTATCTTCGATAAAAATTCCCAATTTTTCAAAGATATTTTTAATGCTGAACTCTCCTGCCGGCTGTAAAGAATAGATTTTTGATTATCAGGTTTTGATGTGTACTGCCCTAGATAATATACCTGTATTTAATTGTTACCAAAGAACAGAGTACAGTATAAATTATAAACTGAACTCATTTTCCAGATACATATATCCTGCAATCACTAATTTTGGCAGATATATATTTGATGACCAAATAAATATTTTGGTCAGAGAGTCACAGCGCACTGATGCTTATCTGCAATGTCCCCTACAGACAATTCCTGCAGCTATAATCTCAAATAGGCGCTTTTCCACCTGAGAACACTTTCCCTCTTTTATTTCTTTTGATTTCAGCAGGCCCAGTACCACTGCACGAAACATTCGGGCTACAGTTTCAGGTTCATCCATAAGTACACCGGCACCCTGCCATCTCCTGACAAAAGGTCTCATAAATTCAGATTCCTGGATATATATCTGCTTTAATCTGTCATCTGAAATTTTCCGGGTAAGGGAATCAATCACTTCTGCAAGCATTATCTCTTTTAATATAGGCTTTGTTCTGATGAGTTCCAGATTGTAGTGCAGAAAATATTTGATTTCCTTTTCTGGATCATCGATTTGCTGAAGTTCTTTCAGCAGAGGCTCAATTAGCTTTCTGCGTTCTTGCTGGATAATTTCCAGGTAGAGTTCTTCCTTTGATTCAAAAAAGCTATAAAATGAACCTTTGGATATTCCTGCCGAATCTGCAAGTTCCTGAACTGTTGTCTTCTGCAGGCCATATCTGCTAAAAAGTTCAAATCCGTATTCAATAAGTAATTTTTTGATATGTTGCTTCCTTTCCTGGGTAAAACCATTCATATGACAGTATATATCATCCGATAAACATAAAACCTGCTTTCATGTTAAATTGTTCATAAATATATACTATGAGTACAAGGAGTATAATTATGGAAAATGAAGATTCTGTAAAAGTGGGTAATGTTACCATCAAATGGCTGGGCCATGCAGGGTTCATGATAAAAGGAGAGGATAAGACCGTATACATTGATCCTTATTCTCTTCCTGAGTATATTGATTTTGAGGACAGGGCTGATCTGATACTGATAACACACGATCACTATGACCATTGCAGCCAGGAACAGGTTCAAAAACTATGGAAAGGAGATGCTACTGTCCTGGTGCCCGAATCATGTGATCTCCGATTTGTAGGTGATACTCGTACTGTAAATTCCGGGGATCATCTTGATGAAGAACTTAAGGTGAAGGATTTTGAAATCGAGATAGTGCCTGCATATAATATTGATAAACAGTTCCATCCATCTGGAAGAGGTGTTGGATACATCATTACGATAGAAGATATTAGGATATATCATGCAGGAGATACTGATTTCATACCTCAGATGAAGGAAATTTCTGCAGATGTTGCATTGCTTCCAATAGGCGGGACCTATACTATGGATGAGGAAGAAGCTGCAGAAGCTGCAGTTGCTATCTCGCCCAGGATGGTAATTCCCATGCATTATGGTATGATAGATGGTACGAAAGCCGATCCTGAACTTTTCAGGCAGCTGGTACATAGGAAAAATCCCGAAATTGAGGTTTCGATTCTGAAAGTAACTACTAAATAAGGTAGAGATAATCTATGGGTAGAAACAGAAGGAAAAAGAAGGCTATTATCAGAGACCTTGCATCTCAGCGAATTGAACGACTATTTAAGCTTGCAGAACTTGAGCATGCCAGTAACCCCCAGCGCAGTAACAGATACGTATCACTGGCCAGAAAAATAGGTATGCGACACCGAGTCAGTATACCTTCCCATCTCAGACGCAGAGTATGCAGGTGTTGTGATACTTTTCTTGTACCTGGATCCAGTTCAAGAATTCGTCTTCGCAGAAACTATATACTGATCACCTGTCTAAACTGTGGCAGGCATATGCGATTCCCTTATGACCTTAAATTAGAAGATAGCTGAGAAACCTGATAAAACAGTTTTCATCCTGCAAGGGCTGTTAGCAGTTTTGAGATAATATATGCTACCAATATCATCACCACACCACTGACCAGGTAGATTGTAATTGTTCTGATCACTTCATCTTTTTCTGCACCTGCTGTGATTCCAAAGATTTCACCACTGCAGCCCCCGCTCCCACAGCCTCTTCTAGATCTGTTATTGCTGTTTTCGTCAGATTCTGATCGGGTTACTGTCGGCAGTACTTTCATGATAGTTACCTGGTAATTGTTGTAAAATATAAGATTTGCTGTAATGTATGGCGACGAGAGGGGGATTCGAACCCCCGAGGTGCAGAGCACCACAGGATTAGCAATCCTGCGCCATACCGGGCTTGGCTACCTCGTCTCTGAAAATTGTGTTAAATTATTGAATCAGATATTCACAAATGCAGTAGAGATATATAATTCTTTTCTTGATGATCCAGTTTATGATGGTAATTGGATTTGCATTGAATAGTTGTAATTAGAAGCGGCAGGCATGCCGCAGGTCGATGTCTCGCACAGACACGGATGATCTGTGATCTCGTCTCCACTCCGTGACCCTGCAAGCGACGTATGCCCGCAGTTGGTCTGCTCCCTTCCGGGCCTTGACCGGTTCCCGCAGTGAGGACACAGAGACCTGCTCTCCAGCAAGCCCCTGTATCTACATCGTCCAAGCAGGACGGAGCTTCTCAGTTGAGTTCACAGGTCCGTGCCTGATTGAGGCACCTTCCCTTGGCTTCGTCCCCTACATATCGGCGATTTTAGGTTACAGGTAACGCCGAGCTACCCGGACTAGCCCGCCAACACTAGAATATATCTGACCATATTAAAAGTATTCCCCATAAAGGAGGACCCAATTTACAGGACATAAACTAGTTATATCAGGTTCAATAAATATTAGATTGTGAGATCATGGATGAACTGATAGGATTTGTTACAGGAAGCAATAACCGCCAGAAATTGCTGGGATTGCTGGGATCGAAGGGGGAAGCAGATGCTGACCGCATTGCAAAGATGATGCATGTGTTCCGTCCATCTGTGGAGAAAATACTCGATGAACTCATGGAGAGGAAACTTGTAGAGAAAAAAGGTGAGGTATATCAACTGACAGAACTCGGGGAAGAGGTCAACGGACGCATTCATGCTCTTTGATCTTGTGCTGGATTTAGTTTGAGAAAAGATAAATGATCAACAATATCTGACCGGCATATGAAATATTAATGCCGGTCAATTTAATAGAACCTTTTTAAGTATTCTGTCCAGATGCTGCAGCTCTGGCAGTACCATTATCCTTTACTCCATAGAGAATCTGTCTTGCATCCCTGAAGCAGAACTTTTCCATCAGGAAATTACCCCCTTTAAGCCTGCTTAACGCGTATCTTACAGTCCTTGGTGGAAGCTGACTTTCTCTGGCAATTTCTTTTGGGGTCAGAAATCCCCTGTATTCAAGAACTTTGTATACAAGCTTTGCAGATGGTGGCATATCTTCAATGCCCTTATGACTGTTCTCCCGATTGCTGATATCTGTTTCGTTATACATTTTATTCACTGACCTGTCAACAAAAACGATCCCTCATTTTGCATTCACCATCATCAGTTAACGCCGTTAACATATATATAAATTACGGGTTTCATCTTTTCATACCAGTAAATGGTCATGTTGGTATGGTTGTACTCCTGCTTGAACACCATGAAACCAATGATGTTATATACTTTGATAAATTACCTGAAATTTGAAAGTAACAGGTTAAATAATGAATGATAGAGACTATCGAGAATTAGATAAAATAATTAACAGCAGTCCTGCAGTCATATTTCTGTGGAAGGCTGAAAACGGCTGGCCTGTTGAATTTGTATCAGATAATATTCTCCAGTTTGGATATGAAGCTGAAGAGTTTATCTCAGGAAAATTGAAATTTGCGGATATAATACACCCGCATGATCTGGGCAAGGTTGTTAAGCTTTTTTCAAAATCAAATATGACTGATTATCCAGGATTTACGATCGATTACCGAATAATAACCAAATCCGGTGATGTAAGATGGGTTAATGAGAGAACACTGATTCGCCGTGATGATGATGGAAACCTGATCAATTATGAGGGTATTATTTTTGATGTTACAGATCGCAAAAAATCAGAACATGAGATGAAACTGAATAAGGAACTTATGGAATCGCTTCTGAAAATGAACCAGATGATCGGTGCAACTTTGCAGGAAATCACTGATTTTGCCCGTGAAGAAGCCGTCAGGCTTACAGATAGTAAACTGGGGTATCTGGCATTCACAAATGCTGATGAAAGTGTCCTTACAATGCATTCATGGTCAAAAAATGCAATGAAGGAATGTAAGATCGAAGATAAGAAATTTGTTTATCCTCTAAAGACCACAGGTCTCTGGGGAGAGTCGGTAAGGCAAAGGAAACCGGTGATCACTAATGATTACAGTGAACCTGATCCGTTGAAAAAAGGATATCCTGAGGGTCATGTAGAACTGAAAAATCATGTAACGGTACCCATATTTGATGGGGATCGCATCGTTGGAGTTGTGGGAGCAGGCAATAAATTAAGTGATTACGACGATTTTGATTCTTTAAAACTTACACTGCTTATACAGAATATGTGGAAACTGATACAGCGAAAACACCTTCTTGAAGCTCTTAACAAATATTCCCGGGACTTATCCAAGGCGAATGCTGAACTTAAATCGTTTACAAAGATAAAAAAAGAATTCATTGAAGGACAACGTCTAAAGCAATCACAGGGTGATTACAATAAACTACTCCAGGACGACATGCTTGAGTCAATTGAAGAACAGCACAGGAATTCAATGGCAAAATCTTTGATGTTCTCTGAAAAACTTAATCGTCTGATCGATTCTCTGATGTTTTTAAGTACTGAGCAGGCAGGAAAACTTGATTATCATTTTGGTCCGGTGAATATTGAAAAAATAGTGAACAATTCCCTTATGAATTTGATTCTCATAATAGATGAAAAGGATATTGAGATTGAGAATGAGGTTCCTGCCGATTTACCTTCTGTTAGGGCTGATAGTGAGAAACTGACAAACGTTTTGATCAATCTTCTTGAAAATGCGGCAAAATATAACGAACCCGGAGGAAAGATTGTTATTAATATATGGAATGAGGATAACTATGTGCGTTTGAGCATAAGGGATACTGGAAAAGGTATTCCTGAGAAGATAATCCCCCATCTGTTCCAGAGTATATACCAGGTCGATGATTCCATAACCCGCAGATATGAAGGTATTGAATCTGGACTATATCTATGCAAAAAAGTGATAGATGCACATGGTGGAAAGATCTGGATTGAAAGTGAACTGGGTGAGGGAACAACAGTTCATGTAAAACTCCCTGTATATGAAAATGTATCGCAGGCCTGAAGATGGGAGGTATGAACCAATTAATTCTCATCTGATAGAAGTAGATGGAGTGGAATAATGAAAGCTGAACTACTTGGAACTCTTTTTCTGTCTGAAAAGAGAAAAAACCTTCTGTTATTGCTCAAAGAAGGTGAAAAAGACATAGATGAGATCAAAAGAGCCCTTAATGTAAACACAAGTGCCATTATGACCCAGATTAACATTCTGATGAGCCAGGGCCTGATTGTATATCAGAATAATGAATACGGACTTTCTTCTATGGGTGGGGTGATCGTTAAGAAAATGCAGCCCCTACTGGAGACCCTGAACCTCTATGAAGATAACAGACTTTACTGGGAGAACCATAAGATAGAGGCCCTTCCATGTCATCTTTTAAATAGAATAGAGGAACTGGGTAGCTGTGAATTTGTCGAGCCAGATCTTGATAGGATGTATGACCTTCCAAAGAGGTTTGAAGAAAATCTGGAAAAATCAAAATATATTCATGAGGTATCATCATACTTCAGCCCTGCTTATTCAGGTCTTTATAAGAGACTTGTAGAAAAGGGAATTGAGATTTCATTGATCCTTACAGAAACTGTTTTTGAAAGACTGAAGAATGAATATCAATCAGACCTGGCCTTTTATCTGGGTTCTGGCTATGTTAACCTGTATGTTTGTACGGAGAAGATAGAACTGGCATCGGGGGTAGTTACTGATCGGTTCCTTGCATTATCTCTTTTCTACAACACAGGAATTTATCACAATCACACAATGATGAGCTTTGAATCCAGTGCAATCAATTGGGGCAAGGATCTTTTTTCCTATTATCTGGATATATCTAGAAAAATATCACAGGATGATTTCTGATTCTTAATGTAGAAAGTATAGCAGAGCAATTAACTCTCTTATTCGATCAAAGTCTTTGATCTCATTAACATCTATGATCTGATTGTATGATATCATACTATTATGCTATTTAATTATATTATGAAATTTAATAAATAACCAAGAATTATTATATATATATTTAAATTTAAAATCACTTTGAATAACGCTGTGAATTCCTGGATAATTCAGGTGTTATTACCTAACAGTACAGATAGGATATGGAGAGTATGTATTTATGAAAGAAGAAATACTGAACCAATTAGCGGATGCTGTAGTTTCTGGTAGTAAGGAAAGTGCAGCAGAGCTTTCAAAAAAAGCTCTTGAGGAAGGAATAGACCCCCAGGAAGCACTGGTGAACGGGCTTGCTAAAGGTATGAACATAATGAGTGATAAGTATGAGACTGGAGAAGCCTTTGTCCCTCATCTATTGATCGCATCCGGTGCAATGTATGCTGGTATGGAAGTGCTTATACCCCACCTAAAGAAAGAAGGAGCTGGCAGACCTGCAACAGGGGTTATAGGTACTATTGAAGGAGATGTACATGACATAGGCAAGAACCTTGTCAAAACAATGCTCAGCGCAGCAGGATTTAATATGATAGATCTTGGTAACGATGTTCCTCTTGAGGACTTTGTGAAGGCTGCAAAGGAAAATAAGGCTGATATCATATCCATGAGTGCACTGATGACTACTACAATGGTGGGCATGGAAAAGGTCATTGAAAGCCTTCAGGAAGAAGGTATCAGGGATGCGGTAAAGGTAATGGTCGGTGGAGCACCTGTTTCCGAGGAATTTGCAGAAAAGATTGGTGCTGATTCAACCCATCCTGATTCTATGGGTGCAGCTGACTGGGCTACAAATGCTGTAAAAAGTATGCCACCTGCAGATGAGAGATGGACTGAGGAGAAGATAAGCCTTGGAAAGGTCAAATACAGGGATGTTCTGGCAAAGAAAAAAGCCAAGGTTGGAGCTGCAAAGGATATTGGCCTTGAGACTGCCCGTGAGATCATAGATGAGTTTGAAAAAGTAGGTGTAAAGAAGAAAGAGGAAATGACCCATATAGACAGGGTAGTCTCATCCCTTGGAGACAAAAAGGTTGACCGTCTTCCTGTATACCCACTTGCCTGTGGAGTTCTGAGAAAGTTCGTACCTACAACCTATAGAGAATATACAACTGATCCGGAAATGTTTGCCCAGAGTGCCTACCTGGGAGTAAAATACATGGACCTTGACATGTTTGTAGGTCTTGTTGATCTGTCAATTACATCCTCTGACCTTGGATGTAAGGTAAGTATACCGGATGAGGATACTCCTGCGTCAGTGGGTCACCTGGATGACTATGATAAAATAGAAATTCCCGAGGTAAAGGAAGGAACACGTATATATGAGCTGATCCAGGCTTCAAAACTTGCAAAAGAGAGACTGAACAAGGAACTCAATGCACCATTTGTAGCTTTCCATGAAGGACCGCTTCTTACACTAACCCAGTTGATGGGTGCGGACCGTGTTCTTATGGATATGAAGACAAATCCGGACGTTGTTCTTGATGCAGTAGATAAGATGACTGATTTTGTATGTGACATCTCTGAAAAGTTCTTTGAAGAGGATGCATGTGATGGTCTTTGTATAGATAATCTCTGGTCCAACAATGTAATTATGAGTGAGGATGATTACTGGAAGTTTGAAGGTAAGTTTGTTAAAGATCGCCATGTGCCCCTCTTTAAAGAA
Above is a genomic segment from Methanosalsum zhilinae DSM 4017 containing:
- a CDS encoding methyltransferase cognate corrinoid protein; the encoded protein is MKEEILNQLADAVVSGSKESAAELSKKALEEGIDPQEALVNGLAKGMNIMSDKYETGEAFVPHLLIASGAMYAGMEVLIPHLKKEGAGRPATGVIGTIEGDVHDIGKNLVKTMLSAAGFNMIDLGNDVPLEDFVKAAKENKADIISMSALMTTTMVGMEKVIESLQEEGIRDAVKVMVGGAPVSEEFAEKIGADSTHPDSMGAADWATNAVKSMPPADERWTEEKISLGKVKYRDVLAKKKAKVGAAKDIGLETAREIIDEFEKVGVKKKEEMTHIDRVVSSLGDKKVDRLPVYPLACGVLRKFVPTTYREYTTDPEMFAQSAYLGVKYMDLDMFVGLVDLSITSSDLGCKVSIPDEDTPASVGHLDDYDKIEIPEVKEGTRIYELIQASKLAKERLNKELNAPFVAFHEGPLLTLTQLMGADRVLMDMKTNPDVVLDAVDKMTDFVCDISEKFFEEDACDGLCIDNLWSNNVIMSEDDYWKFEGKFVKDRHVPLFKEYNQPYMIHSCADNVHFDIQIKEFGTGLFSYAYYPKLRNKGSKNYADLIPKYGDMCCMMGEVDPIKFIDPSPEGVQSIENDTEELLRGVLPVLKENGLQSKYVMSTGCEIPPGGPLNGVKAMVDTVKKLGPDLQKEIMG
- a CDS encoding COG1361 S-layer family protein, with protein sequence MRFWNRISKAAIYISLAAITIIMILVFAAGPIAAQAADNNDLLAPGYGFSTNYYRGYGEPDINFSLIGDPEFERGDIAMLQINLVNRGVLYGFKADKRVGSDDTGAHELSLKELEYESRRTTAIGLKAELKSDTDYIKIDPATSSHTVEKLVPGELLEDPLEFMITISNNAPAGEYILSIPISYKYQSQARMTGSQTALIGMPGMDHTAHYTNVNKTLYVPIRIKESPKFEITQISSSEKLYPGSTKTLSVTYQNIGEVAAEDAILRTIAILPLSTDRSTTYLGNMEPGEERTVNFQVFAESDAVGKKYNINSEIRYLDNNNDLKFSDDMKIGIEVEPTRAGISPGLIALIGIFILGIYLIFSVIRNIDHYK
- a CDS encoding helix-turn-helix transcriptional regulator, translated to MKAELLGTLFLSEKRKNLLLLLKEGEKDIDEIKRALNVNTSAIMTQINILMSQGLIVYQNNEYGLSSMGGVIVKKMQPLLETLNLYEDNRLYWENHKIEALPCHLLNRIEELGSCEFVEPDLDRMYDLPKRFEENLEKSKYIHEVSSYFSPAYSGLYKRLVEKGIEISLILTETVFERLKNEYQSDLAFYLGSGYVNLYVCTEKIELASGVVTDRFLALSLFYNTGIYHNHTMMSFESSAINWGKDLFSYYLDISRKISQDDF
- a CDS encoding sensor histidine kinase, which gives rise to MNDRDYRELDKIINSSPAVIFLWKAENGWPVEFVSDNILQFGYEAEEFISGKLKFADIIHPHDLGKVVKLFSKSNMTDYPGFTIDYRIITKSGDVRWVNERTLIRRDDDGNLINYEGIIFDVTDRKKSEHEMKLNKELMESLLKMNQMIGATLQEITDFAREEAVRLTDSKLGYLAFTNADESVLTMHSWSKNAMKECKIEDKKFVYPLKTTGLWGESVRQRKPVITNDYSEPDPLKKGYPEGHVELKNHVTVPIFDGDRIVGVVGAGNKLSDYDDFDSLKLTLLIQNMWKLIQRKHLLEALNKYSRDLSKANAELKSFTKIKKEFIEGQRLKQSQGDYNKLLQDDMLESIEEQHRNSMAKSLMFSEKLNRLIDSLMFLSTEQAGKLDYHFGPVNIEKIVNNSLMNLILIIDEKDIEIENEVPADLPSVRADSEKLTNVLINLLENAAKYNEPGGKIVINIWNEDNYVRLSIRDTGKGIPEKIIPHLFQSIYQVDDSITRRYEGIESGLYLCKKVIDAHGGKIWIESELGEGTTVHVKLPVYENVSQA
- a CDS encoding MBL fold metallo-hydrolase, with the protein product MENEDSVKVGNVTIKWLGHAGFMIKGEDKTVYIDPYSLPEYIDFEDRADLILITHDHYDHCSQEQVQKLWKGDATVLVPESCDLRFVGDTRTVNSGDHLDEELKVKDFEIEIVPAYNIDKQFHPSGRGVGYIITIEDIRIYHAGDTDFIPQMKEISADVALLPIGGTYTMDEEEAAEAAVAISPRMVIPMHYGMIDGTKADPELFRQLVHRKNPEIEVSILKVTTK
- a CDS encoding ribonuclease P protein component 4; protein product: MGRNRRKKKAIIRDLASQRIERLFKLAELEHASNPQRSNRYVSLARKIGMRHRVSIPSHLRRRVCRCCDTFLVPGSSSRIRLRRNYILITCLNCGRHMRFPYDLKLEDS
- a CDS encoding TetR/AcrR family transcriptional regulator — encoded protein: MNGFTQERKQHIKKLLIEYGFELFSRYGLQKTTVQELADSAGISKGSFYSFFESKEELYLEIIQQERRKLIEPLLKELQQIDDPEKEIKYFLHYNLELIRTKPILKEIMLAEVIDSLTRKISDDRLKQIYIQESEFMRPFVRRWQGAGVLMDEPETVARMFRAVVLGLLKSKEIKEGKCSQVEKRLFEIIAAGIVCRGHCR
- a CDS encoding helix-turn-helix domain-containing protein; translation: MDELIGFVTGSNNRQKLLGLLGSKGEADADRIAKMMHVFRPSVEKILDELMERKLVEKKGEVYQLTELGEEVNGRIHAL
- a CDS encoding efflux RND transporter permease subunit; this translates as MGIFIEDNKLIIFTIAILLTVVAVHGTQYIEMETGTETFAEKDSRLYQDFEHLYLNIFSTHSIPIMIEGGDASNPELLNAIDRMDHLTRSIPGVVDTTSTALIVKEMNFQKNGRYEIPDSREKIEFYLKSSDTTGLIPQKSVTIMYINMERNVGENELRQINDEILNSIDLAQFPPGYTVTLTGFTAFNIAMEDLMNDTTGNLLIVSGLFMIIALYAVFRHVRWRILPLPLVFLGIIYTFGAMGYLEIPLTTASMAAFPILIGLGIDYAIQFHSRIEEELHRNDNEALAVIETIKHTGPAVLIALIITSLGFVSLLTSTVPMIQDFAKLLLIGIALCFLTTLFVGVSLIYGLHRIRKRRGEFARKYNLKFLIPSRREKKSQEDDIENEKMVQILSKISIITARHPAIILAIAGFLCIGGLYADFYVPLEADIRTFVPQDMPELIDLNRLGGYLGGQDSINLIVMTDNNADPELLRWMDDFESHLVDRRSHVHGSSSIVHLVKAHNNGKIPDSSQRVEDIYESLPDAQKDMYIYGGTMMHINLQIGDAFGVLGLEGMEVLVEIIEDDLKWMPPPPGVQITATGDPVVFTEVIFALTSGRTLMTLFGLTLVFFGLLIIYRDPVKALAPVITMLMVIGWNGGVMYYTGIEYTPMTATLGALILGIGSEYAILMMERYYEEKEKGMSHFQAMHEANVKIGKAIATSGLTTMFGFSALLASPFPMNQNFGLVTVISVGLALMATFVVFPAVMLVLDQWRDRRVAAKNRHETEININTV
- a CDS encoding MarR family transcriptional regulator; the protein is MYNETDISNRENSHKGIEDMPPSAKLVYKVLEYRGFLTPKEIARESQLPPRTVRYALSRLKGGNFLMEKFCFRDARQILYGVKDNGTARAAASGQNT